The Dyadobacter sp. 676 DNA window ACCGATGGCGATGTTTACGACCAGACCAGAAGCGGTAATCGTGGCCGATTGACCGTCGGGTGCACCCACTGCATTATTCGGATTCAAAACGTCGGAAGTTGCCAGTGTCTCGGAATGGACTGTAGTACTGGTGGAAGCAACATATTGCTGTGCATTGGCAAGATCAGGCGATACGCCAGCCAGGATTACGGCAGACATGACCCCGCTGATTTTTTTGCCAACCAATTTCCTGATTAAATGGCCGATAGAACTTTTCATAGTGATAGAAATTTTAGAATAGAGATAAACCGTTATGTGATAAAAAGGAACATAAATAAATGCATGTAAATCAAATTGTTAAGCAAAAACCAGCACATCCGGCAGCGTTTCCACTTCGGTTGAAATTTCCTGGGCACCTGGCAAAACATGCGCGCCTCACTATATACGCGGGCACGGCCAGATTCTTTTTACGTGAAGGTGTCGCCTAACGAATAACCGGACGGCCGGTCAAGAGAGATGAGTCGATATCTTTCGCATCAGCATTATTTCGAACTGGTTTATATGTTGATGATTTCTCATGTAGTGGGCTCAAAGCAAATAAGTAAACTTAGTTATACTATATGCACTAAACTAAATAGTACTTATTTGCAAATGTATCTATAAATGGATCAAAATAAACCCACATATTTTCAGTATGGTATCACCCCCCCAAAATTTAGGGGGATAGAATTAATTTTATCCACACAATTATTGTAAATTCCAGCGGCAAAATTCGCTAAATAAGTATCTCCTACTGTCGGATGGCTAGTTTACGTGTTTTTCGAGTACTTAGAGTGTCCGATCCGGCTGTTACCGGATTGCCCTGGCATGCCTTTTATTCCAAACCTCATCATCTTTCATAGCGAAATGACGTGATCGTACAAAGCAGGCGAGTCAAAATATATCGCTCAAATTAAAGTTATTCTATGAATATAGTTTTAGTAGACGAACACCTCCTTTTAGCCGATGCCCTGCAGAACCTTTTAAGGTTGCAACCCGAAGTAACCAAGGTGGATGCCTATACCGATGGCAAAGAATTTCTTTCCGAAAGAAGCGCAGCTCCTCCCGATATCCTTGTAATGGACCTGGGCCTGAATGGGTCGAACGGCCTGGAACTGCTGGACATTTGCCGTTCCACGCTTCCAAAAGAAATGAAGGTCATTGTTCTTTCGACGATTACCGACGTGCAGACGATCAAGCACACCATCCGCCGCGGTGCCAACAGCTTCCTTTCCAAATCAACGCCATTCGAAGAATTCAAGGAATCGATTTTCCAGGTCAGTTCGGGCAAGCAATATATCGGCAAGGCAATTCGCGACAGCCTGATCAACAGTGTTTTTACAGAGGAAGAAGTGATCATGCACCTTTCTCCCCGCGAAAAAGAAGTACTTCAAAAAGTTTGCGGTGGCCACACGATCAAAGAAATCGCCTACGAACTGAAACTCAGCGCGCATACCGTGCAATATTACCACCGGAGCGTGATGGACAAACTGAAAGTCCGCCGCACGACCGACCTCATCGTATATGCCATGCAGCATGGCCTGTACATTCCGGAGGCCAGGTAAAACACGTGGCCTCCGGAGCGCTTTATTCCCGGCAGGCAAGCGGACCATAAAAATCAGGCAGCGGGTTCAGTTTCGTATTTTTCCGCTGGTGCCAATAAGGATAGATCGGCGGTTTTTCACTCGCTTCGTCGAGCCGCTTCACCTGGTCGAGTGTGAGATTCCAGCCCACCGCGCCGAGATTTTGCTTCAGTTGCTCTTCGTTCCGGGCCCCGATAACGACGTTGCTCACCGTAGGGCGCTGCAAAAGCCAGTTCAGGGCTACCTGCGCAACGGTTTTACCGGTTTCCGCCGCAACGGCATCGAGCACGTCAATCAGGTTAAAGAAAAACGCTTCGGGAATTTCCGGACCTTCGCCCCCGCCCTGGGCAATGCGGCCGTCGGCCGGAATGGGCTGCCCCCTTCGGTATTTCCCACTCAATCGCCCCGCCGACAGCGGGCTCCACACGATCGTCCCCACCTTCTGATCGAGCCCCAGCGGCATAAGCTCCCATTCAAATTCCCTGCTCAGCAACGAGTAATGTGCCTGATGCGCGATGTATTTGGCCCAGCCATAGCGCTCCGAAACCGAAAGCGATTTCATCAGATGCCAGCCGGAAAAGTTGGAACATGCGATGTAGCGTACTTTTCCTTCTCGAATGAGGTCGTTCAGCGCACTGAGGGTTTCTTCCACGGGTGTGGTGCCGTCGAAACCATGCATGTGGTAAATATCGATATAGTCTGTCTGCAACCTGCGCAAACTGTCCTCACAGGCCCTGATCAGGTGAAAACGGCCCGAACCCCACTGGTTGGGTTTGTCGCCCATTCTGAAAGTGGCCTTTGTAGAGAGAATGATCCTGTCGCGCAGCCCCATGATCGCCTTGCCGAGAATTTCTTCGGACAATCCCTGCGAGTACACATTGGCCGTATCGAAAAAATTGAGGTCAGCATCCATACAAAGCTTTACGAGCTTTTTGGCTTCATCGACCTGCGTATTGCCCCACGCTTTAAAGAAATCGCCGGTACCACCAAATGTGCCGGTACCAAAACTCAGTACAGGGACTTTCAGGCCCGATCCTCCCAGTTGTCTGTATTCCATTGATATTACTTTTAAATGAATAAAACCGCGAAACCGCCCCCCGGAGCGGCCGCCACCGGCCCGAATTATAGGATAAAATCTCCAAATACCCAATGAAAAAAGGCCGGAAGTCTCCGGCCTCTCTCGCTTCGATCACCAACAAGGAATCCGCCAGGCTCTCGCATTGCAGGCAATCTCGGCGATTCGTTTAGTCAGGTTATTATGCTTCGACAAATGGGGTTTCAGCTATGTCCAAAAAATATCTTCCCTGAACCTCAGGGAAGATATCCGCATTATTTACTCAACGTTCCTCTATTACTTAACCTTTAAACCGTTCAACAGCACTTAATCTGTTTTCCCAGCCGAGTTCAATAATATGTTTCAAATATCATGGATGGAACCGGTCCACCGGAAATCTGATGAGCAACTGGTATTTTTCGGTTAACAATCGGGAAAAACGCCCCTAAATGATGCCCGAATCTGCATTCTTATTATCTTTAAAAGATATTTTTTACCTATTTGGATTTCCTGACTTAATAACCTGACCATGAACCGTAGAGAAGCTGTTCAAAGAATAACCTTCCTGCTCGGCGGTGCGATTTCCGCCCCGCTTTTGGCCGGCATCAATGGCGAACGCCTGAATTTCGGCCCCTCCCTCGAAATATCCGATCAGCAGGAAGCGCTGCTTGCGGAAGTCGCCGATGTGATCATCCCTACCACCGGCACGCCGGGCGCCAAAGCCGCCGGTGCCGAGAAGTTTATTGTACGCGTCATGCGCGATTGCTATCCCATGGATGAGCAGAAAAAGTTTTACGATGGCCTGGCCAAGGTGAATGCGTTGGCCAAAGAAACCTATTCGAAAGAGTTTACCGCGCTGGACTCCGCGCAAAAGAACGACATCATCAAAAAGACCACCGTTTCCGACAAGCCTTTTTTCCTGCAAATGAAGGGACTGACCGTAACCGGCTATTTCACTTCCGAAATCGGCGCCACGCAAGCGCTTGATTACCTGCCGATCCCCGGCCGGTTCGAAGGCAGCTGGCCCATGCCGAAAGGACAAAAAAAGCTGGGCACTTTAACTGGAAAACATTCAATCGGGGCAGTAGCGGCTGGTAATGCATGACCTCCTGGCTATTCCCTGACAATCCCAAACTCTTGTAAGAAAAATGGCGAATCTTAATATCGACGCAAAAAAAGACATCACCTACGACGCCATCGTAATTGGCTCCGGAGTTTCCGGCGGCTGGGCGGCGAAAGAACTGACCGAAAAAGGCCTGAAAGTACTCATGCTCGAAAAGGGCAAGAACCTCGAACACGTTACGGGTTACGAAAATGCATTGAAAGCTCCGTGGGAGACCCAATATAATGGCCGCCTGACGGTCAAACAAAAGGAAACACACCCGTTCCTCTCGCGCGATTATCCGTACAACGAAATGACCGAAAAGTACTGGATGAACGATATGGACCAGCCTTATGAGGAAAAGAAACGTTTTGACTGGTTCCGCCCGAACATTGTCGGCGGGAAATCCATTATGTGGGGCCGGCAGTCGTACCGCTGGAGCGACCTGGATTTTGAAGCAAACCTGAAAGACGGCATTGCGGTCGACTGGCCGATCCGCTACAAAGACATTGCCCCGTGGTATTCCTATGTTGAAAAACACGTGGGTATCTCGGGCGAAAAGCTTGGCTTGCCGCAGTTGCCGGACAGCGACTTCATTGCGCCGATGGATATGTACCATGTTGAAAAGGAAGTACGCAAACGTCTCGAAAAAGAATTTCCGGGCCGGGTGATGACCATCGGACGTGTGGCCAACCTTTCGCAGCCCACGAAAATCCAGCTGGACGGTGGTCGCGGGCCCTGCCAATACCGCAACCGCTGCTCGTATGGCTGTCCTTACGGCGCGTATTTCAGCACCCAGTCATCGACCTTGCCGCCGGCGATGAAAACCGGGCGGCTGACGCTCCGCCCCGACTCGGTGGTGCGCGAGATTATTTACGACGGTAAAAAACAGGGCGGCCGCGCGACGGGCGTGCGCGTAGTAGACACGGTTACATTGCAGGAGCGCGAGTTTTTTGCCAATATCATCTTCGTGTGTGCGAGCGCAATCGCGTCCACCGCATTGCTGCTCAACTCCACCTCCGACCGCTTCCCGAACGGAATGGGTAACGACTCCGGCGAGCTGGGCCACAATTTGATGGACCACCACTTCCGCACCGGCGCAAGCGGTACCTGGGAAGGTGATCTCGATAAATATTACTTCGGTCGCCGCGCAAACGGTATTTATATCCCCCGCTACCGCAATATAGGATCCGACAAACGCGACTACCTGCGCGGCTTCGGCTACCAGGGTGGTGGCGGTCGTCAGGGATGGCAGCGTAACGTCGCCGAACTTGCGTTCGGTGCCGATTTCAAGGAAGAACTGACCACCCCTGGCAACTGGACCATGGGTTTCGGAGGTTTCGGCGAAACATTGCCCTACCACGAAAACCGCATGTACCTGAATAAGGATAAAAAAGACAAATTCGGAATTCCGGCGGTTGTATTCGACGCCGACCTCCGCGAAAACGAGAAGAAAATGCGCAAGGACATGATGAACGACGCGGCCGAAATGCTCGAAAAATCCGGCGTCAAAAACGTCCGCACTTACGACAATGGCTCTTACCTGGGTATGGCGATCCACGAAATGGGTACCGCCCGCATGGGTCGCGACCCTAAAACATCGGTGTTGAATGGAAACAACCAGATCCACGCCGTTAAAAACGTGTTTGTGACGGATGGCGCTTGTATGACGTCCGCATCGTGCGTGAACCCGTCGCTCACCTACATGGCGCTCACCGCGCGGGCCGTGGACTTTGCGGTCAAGGAATCGAAAAAGAAAAACATCTGATGGATCAGTAAAAGGGGCCAGGTCGTAACCTGGCCTTCTTTTTTGATGCAGCCGACAGAACAAAACACATGTGTTTCGCTGCAATATTTTGCGATATTTTGCAATATCATGAGAATTATTGCATTAATTTGCAAGCACAACATTTATCGTTATGGAAGAAAAACTAAGGATCAGCGCCGCACGGAAAGCCACTCTGTTAATATTTCTCGTATGTGGGATCGGCTTGTCGAGCTGGGCTCCGATGGTACCGTTTGCTAAAATCAGACTGGGGTTGAACGAAGCCGACCTGGGAGTGGTATTACTGGCGCTGGGAGCGGGCGCTATTCTCACAATGCCTGTAACCGGTTTGCTGATCAACAAATATGGCAGCCGCACGGTAGCGATCGTTTCGGCGCTTGTGATTGCGTCGCTTCTTCCCCTTTTATTGCTGGCGGGCTCGCCCTACCAGCTGGCAGCGGCATTGTTTGTTTTCGGCGCGGGCATTGGTTCGATAGATGTTTCGATGAATGCGCAGGCGGTGGTAGTGCAGGAGCGGCACGGGAGCCATATCATGTCGTCCTTTCATGGAATGTTCAGTCTCGGAGGCCTGATAGGCTCCATCGGGCTTGGCTTTCTGATCAAAACCGGACTTTCCCCGACTTATGCGGCGGTCGCTATTTCAGCATTATTGGTTTTGATAACCGTAACCCAGTCACGCTACCTGCTGCCGCATTCGGAGGAAACGAAAATGGACGGCACCAGCTTTGTTTTACCCAAGGGCCCCGTAGCGCTTCTGGGCATTATGTGTTTTATCCTTTTCCTCGCGGAAGGCTCCTTGCTGGACTGGAGTGCGGTTTTCCTCCAATTTTCCCGCGGTTTTGATCCATCGTTTTCGGGACTCGGCTATGCGGCGTTCTCGGTGGCAATGGCTGTGATGCGATTAACCGGCGATAATATCATTCACCGGCTGGGTCCTGCCAAAGTGGTTTTTTACGGCACATTGCTCGCCGGGGCCGGCTTCCTCATAGCGGTGCTGATTCCCTCGGCCATTGCCGCGCTGGCAGGCTTTGTGATGGTCGGACTGGGCGCCGCCAATGTT harbors:
- a CDS encoding GMC family oxidoreductase, whose amino-acid sequence is MANLNIDAKKDITYDAIVIGSGVSGGWAAKELTEKGLKVLMLEKGKNLEHVTGYENALKAPWETQYNGRLTVKQKETHPFLSRDYPYNEMTEKYWMNDMDQPYEEKKRFDWFRPNIVGGKSIMWGRQSYRWSDLDFEANLKDGIAVDWPIRYKDIAPWYSYVEKHVGISGEKLGLPQLPDSDFIAPMDMYHVEKEVRKRLEKEFPGRVMTIGRVANLSQPTKIQLDGGRGPCQYRNRCSYGCPYGAYFSTQSSTLPPAMKTGRLTLRPDSVVREIIYDGKKQGGRATGVRVVDTVTLQEREFFANIIFVCASAIASTALLLNSTSDRFPNGMGNDSGELGHNLMDHHFRTGASGTWEGDLDKYYFGRRANGIYIPRYRNIGSDKRDYLRGFGYQGGGGRQGWQRNVAELAFGADFKEELTTPGNWTMGFGGFGETLPYHENRMYLNKDKKDKFGIPAVVFDADLRENEKKMRKDMMNDAAEMLEKSGVKNVRTYDNGSYLGMAIHEMGTARMGRDPKTSVLNGNNQIHAVKNVFVTDGACMTSASCVNPSLTYMALTARAVDFAVKESKKKNI
- a CDS encoding MFS transporter — translated: MEEKLRISAARKATLLIFLVCGIGLSSWAPMVPFAKIRLGLNEADLGVVLLALGAGAILTMPVTGLLINKYGSRTVAIVSALVIASLLPLLLLAGSPYQLAAALFVFGAGIGSIDVSMNAQAVVVQERHGSHIMSSFHGMFSLGGLIGSIGLGFLIKTGLSPTYAAVAISALLVLITVTQSRYLLPHSEETKMDGTSFVLPKGPVALLGIMCFILFLAEGSLLDWSAVFLQFSRGFDPSFSGLGYAAFSVAMAVMRLTGDNIIHRLGPAKVVFYGTLLAGAGFLIAVLIPSAIAALAGFVMVGLGAANVVPIFFTAAGRIPNIPPSIALSAVTILGYSGQLAGPALIGVIAEMTSLSWALGLVGLLLFFVAFGYRHRE
- a CDS encoding aldo/keto reductase → MEYRQLGGSGLKVPVLSFGTGTFGGTGDFFKAWGNTQVDEAKKLVKLCMDADLNFFDTANVYSQGLSEEILGKAIMGLRDRIILSTKATFRMGDKPNQWGSGRFHLIRACEDSLRRLQTDYIDIYHMHGFDGTTPVEETLSALNDLIREGKVRYIACSNFSGWHLMKSLSVSERYGWAKYIAHQAHYSLLSREFEWELMPLGLDQKVGTIVWSPLSAGRLSGKYRRGQPIPADGRIAQGGGEGPEIPEAFFFNLIDVLDAVAAETGKTVAQVALNWLLQRPTVSNVVIGARNEEQLKQNLGAVGWNLTLDQVKRLDEASEKPPIYPYWHQRKNTKLNPLPDFYGPLACRE
- a CDS encoding response regulator transcription factor, whose amino-acid sequence is MNIVLVDEHLLLADALQNLLRLQPEVTKVDAYTDGKEFLSERSAAPPDILVMDLGLNGSNGLELLDICRSTLPKEMKVIVLSTITDVQTIKHTIRRGANSFLSKSTPFEEFKESIFQVSSGKQYIGKAIRDSLINSVFTEEEVIMHLSPREKEVLQKVCGGHTIKEIAYELKLSAHTVQYYHRSVMDKLKVRRTTDLIVYAMQHGLYIPEAR
- a CDS encoding gluconate 2-dehydrogenase subunit 3 family protein, with amino-acid sequence MNRREAVQRITFLLGGAISAPLLAGINGERLNFGPSLEISDQQEALLAEVADVIIPTTGTPGAKAAGAEKFIVRVMRDCYPMDEQKKFYDGLAKVNALAKETYSKEFTALDSAQKNDIIKKTTVSDKPFFLQMKGLTVTGYFTSEIGATQALDYLPIPGRFEGSWPMPKGQKKLGTLTGKHSIGAVAAGNA